The Xenopus laevis strain J_2021 chromosome 7S, Xenopus_laevis_v10.1, whole genome shotgun sequence genome includes a window with the following:
- the fxyd6.S gene encoding FXYD domain containing ion transport regulator 6 S homeolog precursor produces MEAALIFLCSALVPVLGVSEEVKDQDPFHYDYESLRIGGLVFAVVLFTLGILLILSRRCRCNNLNQKQRAPGDEEAQAENLIASKARGSQKAEN; encoded by the exons ATGGAGGCAGCACTGATTTTCCTTTGTTCTGCTCTGGTTCCAGTACTAG GTGTCAGTGAGGAGGTTAAGGATCAAGACCCATTTCACTATG attatgaaagtttgcgCATTGGAGGGCTTGTCTTTGCAGTTGTCCTGTTCACCCTGGGGATCCTTTTAATTCTTA GTCGGAGGTGCAGATGCAACAATTTGAACCAGAAACAACG GGCTCCTGGAGATGAAGAAGCTCAGGCTGAAAACCTCATTGCCTCAAAAG CTAGGGGATCCCAGAAAGCAGAAAACTGA